The genomic stretch AAGGCCGGGTCGGCAAACAGCTCGGTGGCCTTCTTGAAGTCCATGATGGTGAACCAGTACTTGCCGAAATCCTCGTTGATGCGGGTGCCGCGACCGATGATCTGCTTGAACTCGGTCATCGACTTGATGTGCTGGTCGAGCACAATCAACTTGCAGGTCTGCGCATCGACGCCGGTGGTCATCAGCTTGCTGGTGGTGGCTATGACCGGGTAGCGTTCTTCCGGGTTGATGAAGTTATCCAGCTCGGCCTTGCCTTCCTGGTCATCGCCGGTGATGCGCATGACGTATTTGCGGTTCTCGGCCACACGCTCCGGGTTGAGGTTGACCAGAGCCTGGCGCATTCGCTCGGCATGGTTGATGTCGTCGCAGAAGACGATGGTCTTCTGGTACGGATCGGTGGCCTTGAGGAATTCGCTGACCTTCTGCGCCACTAGCTGGGTGCGTGCCTCGATGACCAGGGTGCGATCCATGTCCTTGAGGTTGTAGATGCGGTCTTCGATCAGCTCGCCATTCTTATCGAGCATGCCCTTGGGCGGCCGCCAGCCTTGCAGATCCTTGTCGAAGTCGATGCGCACCACTTTGTAGGGCGCCAGAAAGCCGTCTTCGATGCCCTGCTTGAGGGTGTAGCTGTAAATCGGCTCGCCAAAGTAGGTGATGCTGGACACCTCCTTTGTTTCCTTTGGCGTGGCGGTAAGGCCGATATGGGTAGCGCTGGAGAAGTAGTCGAGAATCTCGCGCCAGGCGGAATCCTCGGCGGCACTGCCACGATGGCATTCGTCGATCACGATAAGGTCAAAGAAATCGCGGGAGAACTGCTTGTAGATGTTCATCTCTTCTTCAGTGCCGGTGACGGCCTGATAGAGCGACAGGTAGATCTCGTAGGAGGTGTCGATCTGCCGTTTGGCGATCTTGGTCATCGCTTGGCCGAACGGCTTGAAGTCGTTGTTCTTGGTCTGGTCGACCAGGATATTGCGGTCGGCCAGAAAGAGGATGCGTTTCTTCTGCTTGGACTTCCACAGCCGCCAGATGATCTGGAAGGCGGTGTAGGTTTTGCCGGTGCCGGTGGCCATGACCAGCAGCACGCGACCCTGACCACGTGCCACTGCTTCAACGGTGCGGTTGATGGCGTTCATCTGGTAGTAGCGCGGCATACGCCCGGTGCCGTCGTCGTAGTAGGGCGCTGCGATCTTGTGTTGGGCTTGGTCATCCAGGCCCTTCCACTGGCAGTAGCGCTGCCAGAGCTCGTCAGGGCTGGGGAACTGGTCGAGGCGCAGCTCGATTTCTACCTGATCGCCCGTGCCGCTGCGGTCATGGAATAGAAAGCCATCGCCATTGCTGGAAAACACGAACGGCACATCCAGCGCCTCGGCATAGCCCAGGGCCTGCTGCATGCCCGAGCCAACTGAGTGCTTGTTGTCCTTCGCCTCGATCACGGCGATGGGCAGGTTGGCCTGGT from Pseudomonas fluorescens encodes the following:
- the hsdR gene encoding EcoAI/FtnUII family type I restriction enzme subunit R, whose protein sequence is MDKKSLSERDICSKFIVPAVQQAGWDMHKQVREEVSFTKGRIIVRGKLHSRGESRRADFILYHQANLPIAVIEAKDNKHSVGSGMQQALGYAEALDVPFVFSSNGDGFLFHDRSGTGDQVEIELRLDQFPSPDELWQRYCQWKGLDDQAQHKIAAPYYDDGTGRMPRYYQMNAINRTVEAVARGQGRVLLVMATGTGKTYTAFQIIWRLWKSKQKKRILFLADRNILVDQTKNNDFKPFGQAMTKIAKRQIDTSYEIYLSLYQAVTGTEEEMNIYKQFSRDFFDLIVIDECHRGSAAEDSAWREILDYFSSATHIGLTATPKETKEVSSITYFGEPIYSYTLKQGIEDGFLAPYKVVRIDFDKDLQGWRPPKGMLDKNGELIEDRIYNLKDMDRTLVIEARTQLVAQKVSEFLKATDPYQKTIVFCDDINHAERMRQALVNLNPERVAENRKYVMRITGDDQEGKAELDNFINPEERYPVIATTSKLMTTGVDAQTCKLIVLDQHIKSMTEFKQIIGRGTRINEDFGKYWFTIMDFKKATELFADPAFDGDPVVIYAPEGDDSPVPPDNPLADEDGISAGSDSEGNDLEFTGEDDGKKRLKYVVDSIPIYVIAERVQYYGPDGRLITESLHDYTRACVQKQFVSLDDFLRRWSDAEQKKAIIDEMAAQGVMWEALAEEVEKKHGKPLDPFDLICHVAFDQPALSRRERAEQVKKRNYFAKYSGAARQVLEALLDKYADTGIEHIEDIKILQLDPFSQIGAPIELVKAFGGKAGYNKAIHELEDELYA